A stretch of Procambarus clarkii isolate CNS0578487 chromosome 80, FALCON_Pclarkii_2.0, whole genome shotgun sequence DNA encodes these proteins:
- the LOC138357865 gene encoding uncharacterized protein yields the protein MKTLIIVAALAAFCLVDTSAAPAPEAEPGYFGGFGGFGGFGRGFGLGYGGYGGYGGYGGFYRGKRSADPAAEPEANPGYLGGFGGLGGFGRGFGGFGGFGRGYGGYGGYGYYG from the exons ATGAAGACCCTG ATCATTGTTGCCGCCCTGGCCGCCTTCTGCTTGGTGGACACAAGCGCTGCTCCTGCCCCAGAGGCTGAGCCCGGTTACTTTGGTGGCTTCGGAGGCTTTGGAGGTTTCGGTCGTGGCTTCGGGTTAGGATATGGAGGATACGGAGGTTATGGAGGATACGGAGGCTTCTATCGTGGAAAGAGGAGCGCTGATCCAGCTGCTGAGCCTGAAGCTAATCCAGGTTACCTCGGCGGCTTTGGAGGCTTAGGAGGCTTCGGGCGGGGCTTCGGTGGCTTTGGAGGCTTCGGCAGAGGATATGGAGGTTATGGAGGCTATGGATATTATGGTTGA
- the LOC138357864 gene encoding uncharacterized protein — protein MKTLIIVAALAAFCLVDTSAAPAPEAEPGYFGGFGGFGGFGRGFGLGYGGYGGYGGYGGFYRGKRSAEPAAEPEANPGYLGGFGGFGGFGRGFGGFGGFGRGYGGYGGYGYYG, from the exons ATGAAGACCCTC ATCATTGTTGCCGCCCTGGCCGCCTTCTGCTTGGTGGACACAAGCGCTGCTCCTGCTCCAGAGGCTGAGCCTGGTTACTTTGGCGGCTTCGGAGGCTTTGGAGGATTCGGTCGTGGCTTCGGGTTAGGATATGGAGGATACGGAGGATATGGAGGATACGGAGGCTTCTATCGCGGAAAGAGGAGCGCTGAGCCTGCAGCTGAGCCTGAAGCTAATCCCGGTTACCTAGGCGGATTTGGAGGCTTCGGAGGCTTCGGGCGAGGCTTCGGCGGCTTTGGAGGCTTCGGTAGAGGATATGGAGGTTATGGAGGCTACGGATACTATGGCTAA
- the LOC123746237 gene encoding uncharacterized protein, whose product MKTLIIVAALAAFCLVDTSAAPAPEAEPGYFGGLGGFGGFGRGFGLGYGGYGGYGGYGGFYRGKRSADPVAEPEANPGYLGGFGGLGGFGRGFGGFGGFGRGYGGYGGYGYYG is encoded by the exons ATGAAGACCCTG ATCATTGTTGCCGCCCTGGCCGCCTTCTGCTTGGTGGACACAAGCGCTGCTCCTGCCCCAGAGGCTGAGCCCGGTTActttggtggcttgggaggcttTGGAGGTTTCGGTCGTGGCTTCGGGTTAGGATATGGAGGATACGGAGGTTATGGAGGATACGGAGGCTTCTATCGTGGAAAGAGGAGCGCTGATCCAGTTGCTGAGCCTGAAGCTAATCCAGGTTACCTAGGCGGCTTTGGAGGCTTAGGAGGCTTCGGGCGGGGCTTCGGTGGCTTTGGAGGCTTCGGCAGAGGATATGGAGGTTATGGTGGCTACGGATATTATGGCTGA
- the LOC138357896 gene encoding uncharacterized protein: protein MKTLIIVAALAAFCLVDTSAAPAPEAEPGYFGGLGGFGGFGRGFGLGYGGYGGYGGYGGFYRGKRSADPAAEPEANPGYLGGFGGLGGFGRGFGGFGGFGRGYGGYGGYGYYG from the exons ATGAAGACCCTG ATCATTGTTGCCGCCCTGGCCGCCTTCTGCTTGGTGGACACAAGCGCTGCTCCTGCCCCTGAGGCTGAGCCCGGTTActttggtggcttgggaggcttTGGAGGTTTCGGTCGTGGCTTCGGGTTAGGATATGGAGGATACGGAGGTTATGGAGGATACGGAGGCTTCTATCGTGGAAAGAGGAGCGCTGATCCAGCTGCTGAGCCTGAAGCTAATCCAGGTTACCTAGGCGGCTTTGGAGGCTTAGGAGGCTTCGGGCGGGGCTTCGGTGGCTTTGGAGGCTTCGGCAGAGGATATGGAGGTTATGGTGGCTACGGATATTATGGCTGA